The window GGTTCACAAGATGTACAGGCGGGGAGGACTACACAATACAATTGACCGTAACATTGTGCTCTGTACTCGCATAACGCTTTGGCTTTTTAGTTTTATTACTTTTCTGAACATTTGAATGAAGTCGGCACAAAACTGGAATGCTATAGTTGCATACCACAGACCTGCGGACCAGAGTAAGCCCTTGCGCCTGACACTGGTTAGTGACCTCATGCGACCAAGGGCTCCAACAGCAAACGAGcacaagcacgcacgcacgcacacatgcacacacacacacacacacgcacacgcacacacacaaatgctcatGCTCATGCTCACATATACAGCAAAGTGTACATAAAAAAGGTAAAATGCGGAAGGGCACGCACACATGGCCTTTGAGTTGCACAATTCGACACTTCAGCACACGACTCACGATAAAGAATATTATCTTCACGAAAGAATTCACATATCATCACCAGATAAGCACAACAATCAAGTTGGGAAAACATCCGGAAGAGGGGAAATGAATAAGAAGATGCGGCAAAAAATGGCTTCACCCAGAGTGTTTCCAGAGGGGCGGGAGGAGGGGTGGGGATATGTAATTTTACACCATGGAACAAAATATGCGGCGACAAACAGAGATTTTGTATTCATGTACACATCCACCAGGGACTATGGTAAAACTCCAGCACTGTTAGGGGAACTATTAAAAGATGTCAATCCCCCTTCCAGCCAACCCCTAGAGATCAATCATAAATAGtcataaataacaaaacaaacattgaaaCGAAACGAAGAACAGTACAACCCAAAAAATGTGGCGGCATAAGACATTGTTTTCTTTGATTGTAAAGTGCGCACATGATCGAGAGCCATGCAAACTAACAAAGCGAAAGTTGCATGCGTTAACAAATAAGGGCCTTCCAGCTATATCTTCAACTCAAAACAACACCGACATACATATTTACCTCATTTTAACCATACATGTATGTGATTTGACACTAAATACACAGAAGTTTCAAAGAAAACATGCTGGACGTTACTGGAATGATTAAAGCAAAATAGTCCCGGCCTGCTGCCTCAGTCTTCGTAAAACATGTACCGTTTTTATCCCCAATTCATTCTTGTACCCTACTAGTTTGCTTTGGGTAGGTAAGGAGGTGGTGGGGCTGGGAGGGCTCCTGTTATATATTCTGTATAGCAAGCAGTACGCTGAAAATGTATTcaatagttaaataaaaaaacaaaacgctTTTTACTCAACGAGTTGGTACAGATGTGCATGCTCTTTAACGTAATGAGAATGAGGACAAGGGCTTTATAAGTGTGTAATCTCTCTAAGTCTGACACTAATCTGAATCAAGCGAAGAGGGATTGGGAATTTGGTGTCAACAAACGCCAAAAACCGAGCTAAAGTTTGGTTTTGAATTTTAGCCCTTGACTTTAAATCAAGCAGTACATCATTAATCGAGCTGGCACTTTCTGTCCaaacaaatgacaaataaatcaataaatcaaaggGAAACAATGTCTAGAGCAATACAGCTGTTTGATTGGTATTTCAACAAAAACGTGGCAAAATCGAAGCTTCTTAATCTAAGCTAGTGTCCTGACAAGATATTGTCTCCCTTTAACGGAACCGCTAGGATGGGCGTTCGGAGCTAAATTGGTGCATGGATTTGTTTTATGTAATATAAAATGTGTCTCCATATTTAGTGACTGCATAACAAGTGTTTTTAATCAGTTACTCATAAATCTTACAACACGTTTCTTCAACTGAACTGAAGAATGCATCCGTGCCCACTGAAAGCATCTACTGGAAACTATTTTAGATAGCTCATCAGGGCCGGTACTGACCCAATCTAGTGTTTCAGATATGTAGTATTAAATAAAGGGTGTTTATCCTGTCTCTAGTTTCAAAATGTAGCATTTACGAAGCCTCCATCTCCATTAACTAGCACCAAGGTGAAAAACATCAAGCAAAGTCTCAGCTCTAATCAGTCCCccaaaagcaaacattttctGTTCAGACTTTTCATTtagattaaatgtaaataaatatgcaatttaaGAGTAAAACAAATGATGAGCTGTAAACTAACATAAAATATTCCAGCAGAACTAACCACCTTCCAGAATACAATGCTTAGGCAAGGCATTGCTTCAAGTATTAAAATGTCCTAATATATTTGTCAAAACGTTccttattttaaatatatgaagTCTTGAGAACAATGTAGTCGTAATACATTTAGCCTCGTTCTTAATTATTCCCTTTCTCTTAGTTCCTCTTGcgcattttaatacaaaaatcagGGGCAATTCACTATCAAAACTGCATAGTTTAACAGTTTGCGCAATGCCACCCTACGCCCTCCCGTTGTAACTTTCTAAATACGTAAAAATCAGGTCCTTCGCTGTCTACTATCTAATGTACAGCTAATGAAGTTGTTGGCAaggccacaacaaaaacaaacaaataaatcatcATCTTTATGTACAACTTGTTGATGGCATGACTttcaatcatatatatatatatatatatatatatatatatatatatatatatatatatgcttcttAGATCCTAGTTCTGGTTTCTTTGCTTGCCCACAAAAACTATTAAGACAGAAATTCAGCTATGAGGTTAATAGTGCTGTTGCACTCACTGTAACACTCCGATGTCATTGGATGTTAATGATTGGTAATAAATCGGCTAACAACGTAATAGAGAGAGATTTTGTTTGAATGTAAGCAACCACTTGAAATAGGCCATTGAAATCGGACTAATTCTATAACTATGTAGGTATGTTTGTTAATGCTATAATGGTTTGCCAAACACCATGTTCTGCCGGAACATAAAACAATTTCGCAGTTGCTAACCCCCAAATGAAAGcacagctaaaaaaataaaataaaataacaaaagatgATTTGTATTCCTTTACAGGTAGTAACCCGTGTGCTGCTTTTATGTTCAATACATATACATGTACagtttgtaaatatgtttatttgaacccactttttaatatatttaaatctgtTAGTACGTAACATCTccctttgttatttattttttgtttgttttgaatatTAGATTTTTAACCATATCCAACCCCCCGTTTTAAGACAGTTTCCTTATCTCATGTTTTAAGCGGATAAAACACTCTTTTCAAGTGTTCGTCTGTCTTCATGTCGATTAGAAGCCCAGGGTTCCTCCGATAGTGGATGCCAAAACCACTCCCAAAATTACACAGCAAATGATGATCATGATCTTCTTCTGCAGAgagagaaggaaggaaggaagtcaGAGAGATGTGTAAACAACAGGCCAACAGAACAGAACATCAGTCTTGTTTCTGGGCTCTATGGCTATTAAATAAAAGGCCATTTTTAGATGGCAGCGTACAGTAGTATACACCCAGGAGGAAATGTTATTGCTCTGAGGTTACTCTTTCATGGCTCAGAAGACTTAATGGGGTTCTCGGTTTTGTGAAATCTAAGTATTAACATCTCAGATGTTCCTCCTAAAATATCTTGAGAGTAATGAAAGGCCTAACAGAATGAACATTAAATTGAAATGCTTGTGGCTACTATTAAAAAGCCGATGATTGGTCACGCTGCAGACATAAAACTGCgtaaaatgaaaaatgcaaattttgATGCCAATCAAAAAATTGTCATGTATCCAATATTCAGGTAATTACAAAAACCCCGTCAAGCATTCGAGTTCATTCTAATAACTTACTTTGTGGATCTGTTTATTGCAACTTTTGGTTTATGAAAGGAGAAAGCTACAGGATATTTCTGTAACGATTAAGAAGACAAACCTTTTCATAAAATGTAAAGATACTGTTGTAAGAAAATGGTGGGACATTTTCCATAATGGCATTGGCAATGGATGAATTATCTGACATTTTATCATAATATTTAACCAGCGGTTCACTATAAGGCACCCACATAAAATCTGAAAATGAAAAGCATAGAGATAGGTGGCGTACCACCATCTGAGAACTATCTGTGGCTTTTGGACCAATGGCCATTAGCCAGAAGCATCAAAACTGTCAAGGGGTTCTGGGAGTTCACCAGCAAATGTTTCCTGGGTGGGTCCAACATCTGTCGAGGAACCTATGAGTGCTAATTGCACAATCTAGTTTTTTCTTGCATGGTTTAAGTCTGTGGTTCCCAACTGGTTTTGGTACAGAACCCATTTTTACATCAAGTGGCTACCCAACACAGACCCAAATGGGTcaactttatttaatgtaattatggTTGTTGTTTGGTTTGTGGGTTTCAAGGATGTGGGCATGTAATGCATCTGCTTATTTtggtgtcaacaacaaaagataggGGAAGCGTTTTCTCCTCCCtattattttgccattttacaaCCATAATTCAATTGGGACAttattgatttgtaaattatattgccTCTGTGCTATATTAAatgcactacaactacacatgatTTCATCTTGtgaattcaatatatatatatatatatatatatattattgttgtctttagtGTTGTTCTGCTGGAGAATGCAGGAACATCCCTTAAAAAGACAGCATCTGGATGGCagcatatgttgctccaaaatgtgtacatatctttctgcattaatggtgccctcacagatgtcaAAGTTACCCATGCCAAAGGCACTGACATACCAacacagacactggcttttggaatACAACGGCTGTTTTCtccatttgaaatgtggacttgtCGGACCAATAAACCATTCGATTGCACTGTTGATCTTTCCATTTCAAATGAggccgagcccagagaagtcggtggtgcttctggacagtgttgatgtacagCTTCTGCTTTTCATATTAAAGTCTTAACTTGTATCTGTGAGCGGCGAATGatgttgactgacaaaggtttaccGAAGTCCTCCCGAGCCCATGATACCCATTACAGATGTATGAAGTTTTGTAAGACAGAGAACAGAGATCTCGCGCATACAGAAAAGGTTTTTGGCATTGCCCTTTACACACTGAGATTTGACCGGATTCCTGTTATTTCTTTTTAGACTGTTATTCGTCCTAAATTGCCCCGTCTcagcttttttggagcgtgttataatcatttgatttgaaatgagtgtatattttcaaaaaacaataacaattaaATTCCCCAGGTaaaagccaggtctcctaaacaaccaaattgcccggttgctagggagggtagagtcacatggggtaacctccttgtggtcgctataatgtggttagctcTCGTGGGGCGAGAGTTGTGTGTAGATGCTGTGAAGAAAAGAGTGAAGCTTCCACGTGGCGCTATGTggtctcaacaagccatgtgataagatgcgcggattgacggtctcagacgtggaggcaactgagattcgacctccgccacccggattgaggccacTCACTACGCCACAAGAAGGagttagagcgcattgggaattgggcattcattacaaatcactcctttttccATACAGTCACAGCTTTTcctgaattggggttgtaaatgCACTATTAAATGGTTAATTGATTTTCCTCGTtttcatttagcattgttttccccGGCTGTCTACTACCCTTTCAGAACAGACCTGCGGATCATTTTTGGGTTGCAACCTACTAGCTGAGTACCACTGGTTTAAGTCATAAGAGTGTTTAGGaatcattttaaaaaattatgttttcgtTAAACGTGGAATATGACAACTTATGACCTAGCCCTGGCATATCCTCTAGGCACTGAAAGCATGAATCATTGTACATAAAGGGCATATAATGACATCAGGTGTAACAGCTGAAAGGAACAGCATGTTCGTGTCTTACCTTGCGTGCCTGACTCTGATATTTGACAGCCTTCTTGGTGTCAGAAACTGCTCTCTCTACATAGTCCACAGAGTGTTCCACGTTATATTCAATTCTGTCAATCATCTCTCCCTGAGAATGACACGGATACAACAAATGCTCAAAATACCAACATACTCACATTTAATTAGTTTCTTAAACATTTAGgctaatttgattatgctttAAGCGTCAGTGCAGCAATCTTATTCGGTTGtgcttgctcaagggcacagaCTCAAGCATCACCCTTGAGCAagcacttaaccccaggttgcaCAAGGGGAACTGTTCTTGTAACTTAAGATGCCATTCATAATGTCATGTGaacaatttccattggccttggTCAGAAAATGACATTTGAATGTGAGCCTCACTGTCCCTTATCAACTGACTCTATAGGGTTCAGAGTCTCATATGTGGCCCATTGGTGCACCCTATATGAAATatacattgcagcctgttcattttAAATGGGAATGTTATTATTAAATCAGTGTTAATAGCTGCTAAGATTGTTTTGGTAAGTAAGCACCACAATGCTCATCCACTTTTTCAGATGTCTTGGTTCCTGAAGTTTCTTTTTTCCCCAATAGGGATTTAATAGTATAAAAGAGTTCAGGTGCTATTAATAGAGCTTAActtcaattaagcttaactttaaCTTTAATTAAACTGCCTCCGCTTAATAACATGATCACAAACAGGCAAAATGACTTTCGTAGAGTGACGAAACTTTGCTAACAGCCTGGTGGAAGTGACCTTTGTAGTGTTGTTCCATTGCTCACTTGTGCTTGGAGCAACCTTAAGAATAGCGGTCCCGCAGAGCCCGCAGAGCCCTTCATTGACACAAAAGTGACATTTAAAAGTCGGCGTATTTCATTCTTTGTCTTACCTGGCTCTCCACCAGCATGGCCATGTCCACGAACATGTCGTGCAGCTCACGGATGCTGTTCTCCAGTTTAATGATCTCGGTGTGTCGAGTTTCAATCTCGTTTAGAGCCTGCTTGGTCATCTGGGAGTCCATTTTGATCTGTTCAACAGAGAATTTGAGAAACAGATTAACGACACCAAGTTACTGCTATTAAACATGCATTTGCACAATAAGCAAGGATGGTTCACTCCTAGAAGGCATTTCTTTTTAACCATACAAAATATAATTCAGTTGCATTATAGTAGAAACAGACAACAAATCATGCAATTTTACTGATTACGATTCTATGAGACTATTCAGAGACTAAAGTCATAGTAAAacgaaaggaatagttcacctaaaagtgAACACAAAATGAGTGGAAAATgattattcctcacacaaagctatcctaAGACCTCTGAAGACTgcatgagttgtatggactactttaatgatattttatagtgcttttttgtcctttttggagcttggcagtggTTAGTCAACCATTTCTTTCCCCATATGCCAACCAGAAGCGCTGAAATACTCCCTTATATCTTGCGTTCTTcatagaatatataaaataacacaatgttggaacaacatgagaagaATTCACTCAGCATTTCCATTCGTCAGCTAAATAGTCCTTTTAATATCAAATGATTGTCGACTATTAAACTTACATCGTCAGTGAAGATGGCAAGCTTCCCACTCTCCAACATGTCTTCCAGTTCCTCGTTGGTAGTTGTTCTGCCAGCTAATTAAAGTTATTAGAAGTACATGGTATCATTATCTTGTATTCTGGGATATCTTAATATTGTGTTTGAGTTTTTAAATCTTCATTCCAGTAATGTGGAGGATGCTTTTCAGCCTGTGTTCGTGCATGCGTGTGGGTGTGTTCGTGCTTGCGAAACTCACTAATTTCCAGTTGTCTCTGAATGCGATCCTTGCAGCGGTCCCTGTATTTGGACTGCGTGGTGTTGTACTCTGTCATCACTTCCACAAACTTGCGTGACAGCGTGGAATGCTGTGGGAATAAGGTAGAGGGGGTTGGGAATGTGAAAACGTTAGCAGATCAGCATGTGAAACAGTAGGCGGCTCAGGATAATATTGTAAGCTTGGAGGGATCGCTGGGAAAATAGAGTCCTGCTTTTGTTGCAGTTTGAGCGGCTCCCACGCTGGTTCTCTTTCTAAACAGCAGATGGCGCTAAGGAAGGCGTTTCACAGAGCTGCTCAGTGGGAGGGCAGAGGTCACAGGAAGTGTGATTGTCTCTGGCTTTCAAAGAACATAATAAATATCCCCAACGTTCagattttattatacatttagaaaaaaaatatttataacaaaGTGATGACTTTTATAAAGCTTTCAAAATATGATTATTTCCAAGTGACTTATCTTTTGAATGTATGTATTTGTACTATAATGTCAAATGTAGATAACCAAGAAAAGAGAGCATCTTTAAGATGACTCAACTGAAAAACACACTGTTTGTGGGGAAAAAGGTCATAAATAGATGAAATTATGGGTTAAAATCAAACACTCTGCGACAACTCTTCCAGGTTCAACAgtcaccacaaaaatttattttttaagtcttAACAATTAGggccggctgtggctcaggtggtagagcggatcgctaccaatcacagggttggtggtttgattcctggcccacacgactccacatgccgaagtgtccttgggcaagacactgaaccccaagttgctcccaatggcaggctagtgccttgcatggcagctctgtcgccattggtggtgagtgtgaatgagatgctgtgtaaagcactttggtaacctcttaaggttaaaaaaagcgctatataagtgcagaccatttaccaatgtCAAATATGATTAATTATGCTGTGAAATGTGTATTTAAGGATGCAAAATATTTCATGATATACAATAAAGATGTAATCATTTATGGTTATTTATCTTATCCTTAGGCTTTGTAAGTGTTACTTTATACTAGGGCTGTCCAATATATCGCATTTATTAAAATATCACAATTTAAAGagcatcaaaacaacatttcTTATTGAGTATTGTGATAAAATGGACAATTCGAAAGCTGAAACTAAAATTGTGTTTCTCCAAAAACTACTTCTGACTTTTGATGGGAGTGCTTCACATTTGTGGATATGCAGCTAATGGTAAAACGGTATATATTATACGCagtctatatttacatttatgcatttggcagatgcttttatccaaagtgacttacagtgcacttattacagggacaatccccccggagcaacctggagttaagtgccttgctcaaggacaaaatggtggtggctgtggggatcgaaccagcgaccttctgattagcagttatgtgctttagcgcactacgccaccaccaccaataTTATTCCAATATTCTGCACGCTCCGATGACGTCAACATAGGATTATTGCATTGcatataaatgttacattattcAGATAGTTATCGCATATCAGATTTTTCCTCCATATCATGCAGCCAAACTTTATACATTTAAAGGGTTTCTATTCACCTGTTGTAAAGTAGCTATATGAGGAATATTGTTTTGATTCCAGTTTCATGaataaacttttacatttaaacatttctgtGTCTTCTCCATTCATGTCTAATACTTCAATttattggtggtggcgtagtggctaaagcacagggctgttaatcagaaggttgctggttcgaaccccacagccaccaccattgtgtccttgagcaaggcacttaactccaggttgctctggggaattgtccctgtaataattgcactgtaagtcgctttggataaaagcgtctgccaaatgcataaatgtaaatgtaaatgtattaagatttattaatacaaattcttACACTATTTTAA of the Xyrauchen texanus isolate HMW12.3.18 chromosome 10, RBS_HiC_50CHRs, whole genome shotgun sequence genome contains:
- the stx1b gene encoding syntaxin-1B; the protein is MKDRTQELRSAKDSDDDEEVVHVDRDHFMDEFFEQVEEIRGCIEKLSEDVEQVKKQHSAILAAPNPDEKTKQELEDLTADIKKTANKVRSKLKAIEQSIEQEEGLNRSSADLRIRKTQHSTLSRKFVEVMTEYNTTQSKYRDRCKDRIQRQLEITGRTTTNEELEDMLESGKLAIFTDDIKMDSQMTKQALNEIETRHTEIIKLENSIRELHDMFVDMAMLVESQGEMIDRIEYNVEHSVDYVERAVSDTKKAVKYQSQARKKKIMIIICCVILGVVLASTIGGTLGF